One genomic segment of Fusobacterium sp. DD2 includes these proteins:
- a CDS encoding KTSC domain-containing protein has protein sequence MLLMKKNLDSSQLRDIQYDTNNQTMIIRFQDHTLKNGRIKVGKRYIYYHVPQEIYETIIEAKSNPKFEFSHGKCFHRLVKSHEDLYPYELLD, from the coding sequence ATGTTGTTAATGAAAAAAAATTTGGATTCTTCCCAATTAAGAGACATACAATATGATACAAATAATCAAACTATGATAATCAGATTTCAGGACCACACTCTTAAAAATGGGAGAATTAAAGTTGGAAAAAGATATATTTATTATCATGTACCACAAGAAATTTATGAAACAATTATTGAAGCAAAATCAAATCCTAAATTTGAATTTTCTCATGGAAAGTGTTTTCATAGATTAGTAAAATCTCATGAAGATTTATATCCTTATGAACTACTAGATTAA
- a CDS encoding phage major capsid protein, protein MATTTNTRQQIFATSVLMAMDQLKAAGLKKFAERGNAKGGESYTFYRKKKSTAQDGIPSMYGSSTSSNGGDFDKFTAPIAFISSQDKLSEEDMNKTKLDLKSPIVASMTNAVLQKEDEKIVNAIVAKDGSLTKIGTSTKAITDMDNIRALIAAVRRAHVWAKCGLDQKKGVALVMSEDDYTDLSTSDVFINGDYKDAFGGGTGDLPLTFYGAEIVITEQATKGTLYVVPSYTFGFASWENSVGTDTVFVPTDGRKWHLQVYESCGVVIIEPTKITKVSVKAA, encoded by the coding sequence ATGGCAACAACAACAAATACAAGACAACAAATTTTTGCTACATCGGTTTTAATGGCTATGGACCAATTGAAAGCAGCAGGACTTAAGAAATTTGCAGAAAGAGGAAATGCAAAAGGTGGAGAGTCATATACATTTTACAGAAAGAAAAAATCAACTGCTCAGGATGGAATTCCATCAATGTATGGTTCATCAACTTCTTCAAATGGTGGAGATTTTGACAAGTTCACAGCACCAATAGCATTTATATCATCTCAAGATAAATTATCTGAGGAAGATATGAATAAAACAAAATTAGACCTAAAATCACCTATTGTTGCAAGCATGACAAATGCAGTATTGCAAAAAGAAGATGAAAAAATAGTAAATGCAATAGTTGCAAAAGATGGGTCACTTACCAAGATTGGAACATCAACAAAAGCAATTACTGACATGGACAATATAAGAGCCTTAATAGCAGCAGTTAGAAGAGCACATGTTTGGGCTAAATGTGGATTAGACCAAAAAAAAGGTGTTGCCCTTGTAATGTCAGAAGATGATTACACTGATTTATCTACATCAGATGTATTTATAAACGGAGATTATAAAGATGCTTTCGGTGGCGGAACTGGTGACCTTCCATTAACATTTTACGGGGCTGAAATTGTAATTACTGAACAAGCTACAAAAGGTACTCTATATGTAGTACCATCATATACTTTTGGATTTGCAAGCTGGGAAAACTCAGTGGGAACAGATACAGTATTTGTACCAACTGATGGTAGAAAGTGGCACTTACAAGTATATGAGTCTTGTGGAGTTGTAATAATAGAGCCTACAAAAATTACAAAAGTATCAGTTAAAGCAGCCTAA
- a CDS encoding tail fiber domain-containing protein: MDFKTGKLIETVKEWLADNKNKFEINGIDLSRTVFMYREKSKPFTPIPKGNYRIEEESNNKYLVVDEEIQKKAYEYQIIYNTRLKGSTYDEDFPELTVLVKKFNELVKDTKAIEQYLTTVGIKSDTLKMSQVLTPLEPNTMWYANKEGIIENFPIGQLNEKYDEMVEYIRALGEKSVADKTALYKSQLLEYFNQLSENLNSLKEQYQITLGKLADTHTDGINKKYSDTLNEIERYSTTATETIKNKVEDTETYINAIKESTNESVKQAGQTIHTELNNFYQDANSKLSNSKNEMESLLNQVEHQKNEIKDDIIPNFNINADKKLQAFNNNVVEQKKEFDKYVQAHATTLKGEKGDRGERGEKGERGATGATGATGAPGTTDYNQLRNKPSLNFIPKSGNSTLSGSLTVTGNFYANGDVTAFSDKRLKSNLEKIKDPLNKITLINGYTFNMQGFKDRKAGVIAQEVIKVLPEVIHVQNGFYTVAYGNIVALLIECIKALQKEIEDIKGGNYGITK, from the coding sequence ATGGATTTTAAAACAGGCAAATTAATTGAAACAGTTAAAGAGTGGTTAGCAGACAATAAAAACAAATTTGAGATAAATGGAATAGATTTAAGCAGAACTGTTTTTATGTATAGAGAAAAAAGCAAACCTTTTACTCCTATACCAAAGGGCAATTATAGGATTGAAGAGGAAAGTAATAATAAATACTTGGTAGTTGATGAGGAAATACAAAAGAAAGCATATGAATATCAAATAATTTATAACACAAGACTAAAAGGCAGTACATACGATGAAGACTTTCCTGAACTTACAGTTTTAGTAAAGAAATTTAATGAGTTAGTAAAGGACACTAAAGCAATAGAACAATATCTTACAACTGTTGGAATAAAATCAGATACTTTAAAAATGTCACAGGTATTAACTCCATTAGAGCCAAATACCATGTGGTACGCAAATAAGGAAGGAATAATTGAGAACTTTCCTATTGGCCAATTAAATGAAAAATATGACGAAATGGTTGAATACATTAGAGCATTAGGAGAGAAAAGTGTAGCAGATAAAACAGCATTATATAAATCCCAACTACTTGAATATTTCAATCAGTTATCAGAAAATTTGAACTCACTAAAAGAACAGTATCAAATAACTTTAGGAAAACTGGCTGACACTCACACTGATGGGATAAATAAAAAATATAGTGATACTCTTAATGAAATAGAGAGATACAGCACCACAGCAACAGAAACCATAAAGAATAAAGTGGAAGATACAGAAACCTATATAAACGCCATCAAAGAAAGCACAAACGAAAGTGTAAAACAAGCAGGGCAAACAATACATACAGAATTAAATAATTTTTATCAAGATGCAAATAGCAAATTATCCAATAGTAAAAATGAAATGGAAAGCCTTTTAAACCAGGTGGAACATCAAAAAAATGAAATAAAAGATGATATCATTCCAAATTTTAATATTAATGCTGATAAGAAATTACAAGCATTTAATAATAATGTTGTTGAACAAAAGAAAGAATTTGATAAGTATGTCCAAGCACATGCAACAACACTTAAAGGAGAAAAAGGAGACCGTGGAGAACGAGGAGAAAAAGGGGAGAGAGGAGCCACTGGGGCTACTGGGGCAACGGGAGCACCTGGGACAACAGATTATAACCAACTTAGAAATAAGCCATCTTTAAATTTTATTCCTAAAAGTGGTAATTCAACCTTAAGTGGTAGTTTAACAGTTACTGGAAATTTTTATGCTAATGGTGATGTAACAGCCTTTTCAGACAAGAGATTAAAAAGCAACCTAGAGAAAATAAAGGACCCTTTAAATAAAATAACACTTATAAACGGATATACCTTTAATATGCAAGGTTTTAAAGACAGAAAAGCTGGAGTAATTGCACAGGAAGTAATAAAAGTATTACCAGAAGTAATACATGTACAAAATGGATTTTATACAGTGGCATATGGGAACATTGTGGCCTTGCTTATAGAGTGTATAAAAGCACTGCAAAAGGAAATAGAGGATATAAAGGGTGGTAACTATGGCATTACCAAGTAG
- a CDS encoding DUF6475 domain-containing protein, with protein sequence MEKLLFMQGMKLIETVHRATKGEKASFLTPEQTELYKALLDDIPGDQFITGINMLLRERVYSNIPSPGEIREFCLGMKDNELSIKILTAKKKIKDAIGLVGVYNSVAFDDPVIHLVIRDIGGWITLCKMDYEELESFLKWDLPKLYKAYSSRKNTNIPVEFNGIGIEKRVRYIGDRQQAEKWILAYKKANNLIENKEIGLLEA encoded by the coding sequence ATGGAAAAGTTACTATTTATGCAAGGTATGAAACTAATAGAAACTGTACATAGAGCAACGAAAGGAGAAAAAGCGAGTTTTCTAACACCCGAACAAACAGAACTATATAAAGCATTGCTTGATGATATCCCAGGAGACCAATTTATTACAGGGATAAACATGCTTTTAAGAGAGAGGGTATATAGTAATATACCTAGCCCTGGAGAGATACGAGAATTCTGTTTAGGAATGAAGGACAATGAATTGAGTATAAAAATATTAACAGCTAAGAAAAAAATAAAAGATGCAATAGGGTTGGTCGGCGTATATAATTCAGTTGCATTTGATGACCCAGTAATTCACTTAGTAATTAGGGATATAGGAGGATGGATAACTCTTTGTAAAATGGATTATGAAGAGTTAGAATCCTTTTTAAAATGGGATTTACCAAAGTTATATAAAGCATATTCAAGCCGTAAAAATACCAATATACCAGTTGAATTCAATGGTATAGGAATTGAAAAAAGAGTCAGATATATTGGAGATAGACAACAGGCTGAAAAATGGATTTTAGCATATAAAAAGGCTAATAACTTAATAGAAAATAAAGAAATAGGATTATTGGAGGCTTAA
- a CDS encoding portal protein — protein MKDITVDKIKYYFEVAKKYKDDIKSSYNETYRYTDVNFTISDAETQQNTPARDIDSTILKSQKFLCNFIMSSVFSKTGSWATIKVNENLLKKIVGNDQITQARADEINKVLDENSNTVYLTNDITNYYTETVKALADCIKVGTGIRKIIELKSNSKPFTYAYQNLDNIYFLEDNLGKPNIIFKRFLQKSQSDIEDMFGHLGIKTAEDFLSEDNDYETRINVIECIISDFDEMTSSYKYHHFIYTDNFEEMLYQGILEYNPYTIFRWQVDSSNPWGIGIGRENLDLFKDLEKKKKLRNKHAQKIVDPPANFYGSIDLINKVSLAAGALNYGGSGIGTDKYGVEPINLGSNLLPVDQDIADLRERIRDVYMAQPLGDVGDTKNRSATEMTLRHEMFRKECSGTYELINTELLEPTFMNAYYILSKKGLLKAIDDKMDYLPITQIQYINELTRSAGASEVMNVINYYNSIALLVPEAEREYILKVEEFIDWSSKKMNIPLNILNTKEEFKQLTAKQQQMEQLQQMAEVQSDIGKRNDVGLNDEISKGVKNLGV, from the coding sequence ATGAAAGATATTACAGTAGATAAAATCAAATATTATTTTGAAGTAGCTAAAAAGTATAAAGATGACATTAAGTCCTCGTATAACGAGACTTACAGATATACAGATGTTAATTTTACAATATCAGATGCAGAAACGCAACAAAATACACCAGCTAGGGACATTGACAGTACTATATTAAAATCTCAAAAGTTCTTATGCAACTTTATTATGAGTTCAGTTTTCAGTAAAACTGGAAGTTGGGCAACAATAAAGGTCAATGAGAACTTGTTAAAAAAAATTGTAGGGAATGACCAAATAACACAAGCTAGAGCTGACGAGATAAATAAGGTTTTAGATGAAAACTCTAATACTGTTTATCTTACAAATGACATTACAAACTATTATACCGAGACTGTAAAAGCATTAGCTGACTGTATAAAAGTTGGAACAGGAATAAGAAAAATAATAGAGTTAAAATCCAATTCCAAGCCTTTTACATATGCTTATCAGAATTTAGATAATATTTATTTCTTAGAAGACAACCTAGGAAAGCCTAATATCATTTTTAAAAGATTTTTACAGAAGAGCCAAAGTGATATTGAGGATATGTTCGGTCACCTAGGAATAAAGACCGCTGAGGACTTTTTAAGCGAAGATAATGACTATGAAACTAGAATAAACGTAATTGAATGTATAATATCAGATTTTGACGAGATGACATCAAGTTATAAATACCACCATTTCATATATACTGACAATTTTGAAGAGATGTTATACCAAGGGATTTTAGAATATAATCCCTATACTATTTTCAGATGGCAGGTAGACAGTTCAAACCCATGGGGTATTGGAATAGGTAGAGAAAACCTTGACCTGTTCAAAGACCTTGAAAAAAAGAAAAAATTAAGAAATAAACACGCACAAAAAATAGTAGATCCACCAGCAAATTTTTATGGAAGTATAGACTTAATAAACAAAGTCAGCTTAGCAGCTGGGGCACTAAATTATGGTGGTAGTGGTATTGGAACTGATAAATACGGTGTTGAGCCTATTAATTTAGGTAGTAACCTTCTACCAGTAGACCAGGATATCGCAGATTTAAGAGAGAGAATACGTGACGTATATATGGCACAACCTCTTGGAGATGTTGGAGATACTAAAAATAGAAGTGCAACAGAAATGACATTACGTCATGAAATGTTTAGAAAAGAATGTTCAGGAACTTATGAATTGATAAATACTGAACTTCTAGAGCCTACTTTTATGAACGCTTATTACATTTTAAGCAAGAAAGGGCTTTTAAAAGCTATTGATGACAAAATGGATTATTTACCTATTACACAGATACAGTACATAAATGAATTGACTAGAAGTGCAGGGGCAAGCGAAGTAATGAATGTAATAAATTATTATAACTCCATTGCCTTATTAGTTCCTGAAGCTGAAAGAGAATACATTTTAAAAGTCGAAGAGTTTATAGACTGGAGTTCTAAAAAAATGAATATCCCATTGAACATTTTAAACACTAAAGAAGAGTTTAAACAATTAACAGCTAAACAGCAACAAATGGAACAATTACAACAAATGGCTGAGGTACAGTCAGATATTGGGAAACGTAATGATGTTGGACTTAATGACGAAATAAGTAAAGGAGTGAAAAACCTTGGAGTTTAG
- a CDS encoding replication initiator protein A → MRTMTSTDLENLDYYQVPKWLMRMFLSGEITAGGFKTYTLMYNRLRISSKNGWVNAEGEVYIKYSYDEMVSDLKCNSKTTVSNNIKELLKLGMIIQKKKFNASSCYFLTVYDGEKNTNNESTEDYTSTENCTTTKNCTTISTEDCTYTSTENCTHSSTENLYASNNNRVRITKSKNNFSKNNIGDQLQNENISSELKEKVIEYIAYRKEIKKPLKTYRSIKAMLNQIGKDFIDEQHLIESIDASIAKGYQGVFPTKIHNYKNANTTVDQESYIDKWLRENGGAR, encoded by the coding sequence ATGAGAACTATGACAAGTACTGATTTAGAAAATCTTGACTATTATCAAGTGCCGAAATGGTTAATGAGGATGTTTCTTTCTGGGGAAATAACAGCAGGGGGATTTAAAACTTACACTTTAATGTATAACAGATTAAGAATATCTTCTAAAAATGGCTGGGTTAATGCTGAAGGAGAAGTTTATATCAAATATTCTTATGATGAAATGGTAAGCGATTTGAAGTGTAACAGCAAAACTACAGTTTCTAATAATATCAAAGAACTGTTAAAATTAGGTATGATAATACAGAAGAAAAAATTTAATGCAAGTAGTTGTTATTTTTTAACTGTTTATGATGGTGAAAAAAATACTAATAATGAAAGTACAGAAGATTATACTAGTACAGAAAATTGTACTACTACAAAAAATTGTACTACCATTAGTACAGAAGATTGTACTTACACTAGTACAGAAAACTGTACTCACAGTAGTACAGAAAACTTGTACGCTAGTAATAACAACAGAGTAAGAATAACTAAGAGTAAGAATAACTTTAGTAAAAATAACATAGGGGACCAATTACAAAACGAAAACATAAGTTCTGAATTAAAAGAAAAAGTAATTGAGTATATTGCATACAGAAAAGAAATTAAAAAGCCATTAAAAACATATAGGTCTATAAAAGCAATGTTAAATCAAATTGGAAAAGATTTTATAGATGAGCAGCACTTAATTGAAAGCATAGATGCCAGCATAGCAAAAGGATATCAGGGAGTTTTCCCAACCAAAATACATAATTATAAAAATGCCAATACAACAGTAGACCAGGAAAGTTATATTGATAAATGGTTAAGAGAAAACGGGGGTGCAAGATAA
- a CDS encoding BC1881 family protein, whose protein sequence is MDNKIYSYSTKELHDELIKREAVETYFLDPYEKIELVLENEKIQIEGPATILVVTD, encoded by the coding sequence ATGGACAACAAAATATATTCATATTCAACTAAGGAGTTACATGATGAATTAATTAAACGTGAAGCGGTTGAAACATATTTTTTAGATCCGTATGAAAAAATTGAGTTGGTCCTAGAAAATGAAAAAATACAAATTGAAGGACCAGCCACAATTTTAGTTGTTACAGATTAA
- a CDS encoding PBSX family phage terminase large subunit, giving the protein MTNNIKLLYTDKQIEALKSTNKNFWVLIQHGAKRAGKTISNNDLFLMELIRVRKIADKLKVKDPQYILAGNSLGTLERNVLIEITNKYGIRFKFDKFNRFKLFGVLVCCFGHGTIKDLERIRGMTSYGAYINEITTSVEAVSREIFNRCSGEGARLLIDTNPEHWVKKELVDKADGEKIISIHYTLEDNTFLSPRYIENIKFTTPSGQFYDRDIRGLWVNAEGTVYADFDKEKMTVKTVDRNTIVRYLFGVDWGYEHPGAISVIGIDNKGNYILLETHKKQHKEIDYWVQVARDIKTKYGNYPFYCDGARPEHLARFIREGFNASNARKEILSGIECIATLIKTGRFYVLESCKPYFDEVYSYVWDTKSGLPIKVNDDVQDSIRYAIYTDYITKLDVGAQKGQQTNYFNNQGFYSYIGG; this is encoded by the coding sequence ATGACTAATAACATTAAACTACTTTATACAGATAAACAGATTGAGGCCTTGAAAAGTACAAATAAAAACTTTTGGGTACTTATCCAACACGGAGCAAAGAGAGCAGGGAAAACCATTTCAAATAATGACCTTTTTCTGATGGAACTTATAAGAGTACGTAAAATAGCAGATAAATTGAAGGTCAAAGACCCTCAATATATTTTAGCTGGTAATAGTCTAGGAACATTAGAAAGAAACGTATTGATTGAGATAACAAATAAATATGGAATAAGATTTAAATTTGATAAATTCAACAGGTTTAAATTGTTTGGTGTGTTGGTGTGTTGCTTTGGTCATGGGACTATTAAAGATTTAGAAAGAATACGTGGAATGACTAGTTACGGGGCTTACATCAATGAAATTACAACATCAGTAGAGGCAGTATCAAGAGAGATTTTTAACCGTTGTAGTGGAGAAGGGGCAAGACTTCTTATAGATACCAACCCTGAGCACTGGGTAAAAAAAGAGCTGGTAGATAAAGCAGACGGAGAAAAAATAATCTCTATACATTACACACTAGAAGATAATACTTTTTTAAGCCCTAGATATATAGAAAATATCAAATTTACTACACCAAGTGGGCAATTTTACGATAGAGATATACGAGGCCTTTGGGTAAATGCAGAAGGGACAGTATATGCAGATTTTGACAAAGAAAAAATGACAGTCAAGACAGTAGACAGGAACACAATTGTTAGATATTTATTTGGCGTTGACTGGGGCTATGAGCACCCTGGGGCAATATCTGTAATAGGAATAGACAATAAAGGGAACTATATCTTACTGGAAACACATAAGAAACAGCACAAAGAAATTGACTACTGGGTACAGGTTGCAAGAGATATAAAAACCAAATACGGAAATTATCCATTTTATTGTGACGGGGCGAGACCTGAGCACCTTGCGAGGTTTATAAGAGAAGGATTTAATGCCTCAAATGCCCGTAAGGAAATATTGTCAGGTATAGAGTGCATAGCAACCCTAATAAAAACTGGTAGATTTTACGTATTAGAGAGTTGTAAGCCTTATTTTGATGAGGTTTATAGCTATGTTTGGGATACTAAAAGTGGTTTACCTATAAAAGTGAATGATGACGTACAGGACTCAATAAGATACGCAATATATACGGATTATATAACAAAACTAGATGTAGGAGCACAAAAGGGACAGCAGACTAATTATTTTAATAATCAAGGCTTTTATAGCTATATAGGAGGATAA
- a CDS encoding N-acetylmuramoyl-L-alanine amidase: protein MKVALLIGHNPKDKGAYSNVLGQYEYEYYRDVCSIINEIDDSIDIYTREPIVGYVAQMVPVIEEMNKHNYDFILELHFNAVKDTNVRGCETLVYKDSKKGHELALNFLKKVHETFDIPYRGGKLIEIKYQHERGGYGICNTKSPYILVEPFFGTNDIDSSKFKNRQDIAEFIVDFIRGQS from the coding sequence ATGAAAGTTGCATTATTAATAGGGCATAACCCAAAAGATAAAGGGGCTTATTCAAATGTATTAGGGCAATATGAATATGAATATTATAGAGATGTATGCAGTATTATCAATGAAATTGATGACAGCATAGATATATATACAAGAGAGCCAATAGTAGGCTATGTAGCGCAAATGGTACCAGTTATAGAGGAAATGAATAAACATAATTACGATTTTATACTTGAATTGCATTTTAATGCAGTAAAAGACACCAATGTAAGAGGATGTGAAACCTTAGTATATAAGGATAGTAAAAAAGGGCATGAGTTGGCTTTAAACTTCTTAAAGAAAGTCCATGAAACATTTGATATCCCATATAGAGGTGGAAAACTTATTGAAATAAAATACCAACATGAAAGGGGCGGATATGGTATATGCAATACTAAATCTCCTTACATCCTGGTAGAGCCTTTCTTTGGAACAAATGACATAGACAGTAGCAAGTTTAAAAATAGACAGGATATAGCAGAATTTATAGTTGATTTTATAAGGGGGCAATCATGA
- a CDS encoding penicillin-binding protein — MIFYYDKEKAKSGQLFLLGQEDVELTEKQMQEQGKEIYKQCVIYKGESPLSGYPVIDKGELRAATDRELIDMGLKTLGVGEVLSGDYILGVEKPNPYSVWDGTKWVEDAELKKDYYFNLIDTYKKECLEYGFDYNGHQQRCRDKDVAFMVATVVALLISRLIKKQEKSVPWYFEDNHGETMGLDEMAMLMAYGTTFIQSVYDTENYFKTIEKIEMIDSATFEDKRKEIHKKLAGEE; from the coding sequence ATGATATTTTACTATGATAAAGAAAAAGCAAAAAGTGGCCAACTGTTTTTACTAGGGCAGGAAGATGTAGAACTGACAGAAAAACAGATGCAGGAACAGGGAAAAGAAATATATAAACAGTGTGTTATTTATAAAGGGGAAAGCCCTTTAAGTGGGTATCCTGTTATAGATAAAGGGGAACTTAGGGCAGCAACTGACAGGGAATTAATAGACATGGGACTTAAAACATTAGGAGTAGGCGAAGTTTTAAGTGGTGATTATATACTTGGAGTAGAAAAACCTAATCCATACAGTGTATGGGATGGAACTAAATGGGTAGAGGATGCAGAACTAAAAAAAGATTATTATTTTAATCTTATAGATACCTATAAAAAAGAATGCCTAGAATATGGATTTGATTACAATGGGCATCAACAAAGATGCCGTGACAAAGACGTTGCCTTTATGGTAGCAACAGTAGTGGCATTATTAATAAGCCGTCTAATTAAAAAGCAAGAAAAAAGTGTTCCATGGTATTTTGAAGATAACCACGGGGAAACAATGGGACTGGATGAAATGGCAATGTTGATGGCATATGGAACTACATTTATCCAAAGTGTTTATGATACTGAAAATTATTTCAAGACAATTGAAAAAATAGAAATGATAGACAGTGCCACATTTGAAGATAAAAGAAAAGAAATACACAAGAAATTGGCAGGTGAGGAGTAA
- a CDS encoding cell envelope integrity protein TolA: MLKIERFYSLKELYRKEKTYYKGGGVSTFVGDLTGGLIGDSHAEKAQRRAMEEQAEQARRQAELYQKQMEEENKRRIEEAKRAAEEAKRAREAQEKAIREAEEKRKAEADFTRQVAQDSQTLDKTAINQQQTFNKASTTIDYSNTQDKTFKNDDEDKDKDKLRKAFKYRL, from the coding sequence TTGTTAAAAATAGAAAGATTTTATAGTTTAAAAGAATTGTACAGAAAAGAAAAAACTTACTATAAAGGCGGTGGGGTTAGTACTTTTGTTGGAGATTTAACAGGGGGATTAATAGGAGACAGTCACGCAGAAAAAGCCCAACGGAGAGCAATGGAAGAGCAGGCAGAACAGGCAAGACGGCAAGCTGAACTATATCAGAAACAAATGGAAGAGGAAAATAAAAGACGTATAGAAGAAGCTAAAAGAGCAGCAGAGGAAGCTAAAAGAGCAAGAGAAGCTCAGGAAAAAGCAATAAGAGAAGCTGAAGAGAAAAGAAAAGCAGAAGCGGACTTCACAAGACAGGTAGCACAGGACAGTCAGACACTGGATAAAACAGCAATAAATCAACAACAGACTTTTAATAAAGCAAGTACAACGATAGATTATAGCAATACCCAAGATAAGACCTTTAAAAATGATGATGAGGATAAGGACAAAGATAAGTTAAGAAAAGCCTTTAAATACAGATTATAG